The Apium graveolens cultivar Ventura chromosome 11, ASM990537v1, whole genome shotgun sequence genome has a window encoding:
- the LOC141695617 gene encoding uncharacterized protein LOC141695617: MECSNRALAKYAREARFRPLTNIHRVETRPPKVFKGESMDITFREADARWVHHPHNDALVISIQIETKNVHRAFVDNGSSTNILYYNTFKKMGLPDQDMSGEDSWVYGFSGAGVRGMGSIRLPCTLGESPLSVTKMLEFKVLNQESSHNVLLGRPFLREMRVITSIHHLTIKFPTPNGVGSIKGSQYDSRECYRKAMKGFRKDSHTEDTSDVDREKSIEQPTEEIRVHYYIEQEDEHPSELPPTMLYLEDAIRIEMLEEEEAMDTIVQTDFHGERLEGRFDVLQSFEQGDALPPAGAPLPTKYTKEVGASTTQGAPPKGDAPSLQDNEIYDSPDLDPRIPMPTEKMGPAEDAIEISVDEKDLSKVLRIGSQLAPKLKEGLSIFRLVNLDVFAWSHSEMVGIDPEIMCHRLNINPKHKGVRQKRRVVSGERATALAEEVERLLNVGLIRESFYPEWLANPVLVKKPNGKWRTCVDFTDLNKACPKDIFPLPRIDHLVDTTAGHALLSFLDAYSGYNQILMYEPDQEHTSFITDRGLYCYIGMPFGLINASATYQSVKQVQSLTGRIAALNRFVSKSSDRYKELFKAIKGRGKDFLWTPYCEEAFLKIKEQLGNPPMLAKPEDGETLILYLSVSEYSVSAVLVKEEASHQWPVYYVSKRLLDAETRYTNMEKLVYALILAAQKLRPYF, translated from the exons ATGGAATGCAGTAACCGAGCCTTGGCAAAATATGCTAGGGAAGCCCGGTTCAGGCCTCTCACAAACATTCATAGGGTGGAAACTCGGCCACCCAAGGTGTTTAAGGGTGAGTCCATGGATATCACCTTCAGAGAAGCAGATGCCCGATGGGTACATCATCCCCACAATGATGCGCTGGTTATTTCCATCCAAATCGAAACCAAGAATGTCCATAGAGCCTTCGTGGATAATGGAAGCTCGACAAACATCCTCTATTACAACACCTTCAAAAAGATGGGACTACCTGATCAGGATATGTCGGGGGAAGACTCGTGGGTCTATGGTTTTTCAGGCGCAGGAGTTAGAGGCATGGGGTCGATTCGGCTGCCATGTACTCTGGGGGAAAGCCCATTGTCGGTAACAAAGATGCTTGAATTTAAGGTCCTGAATCAGGAATCGTCCCACAACGTGTTATTGGGACGACCTTTTCTGCGGGAGATGAGAGTCATCACTTCAATCCATCACCTAACTATCAAATTTCCAACGCCGAATGGGGTGGGAAGTATAAAGGGTTCCCAGTATGACTCTCGGGAGTGCTACAGGAAAGCTATGAAAGGCTTTAGAAAAGACTCCCACACCGAAGATACTTCGGACGTAGATCGGGAAAAAAGCATTGAGCAACCAACCGAGGAAATCCGAGTCCACTATTATATTGAGCAAGAAGATGAGCATCCCTCTGAGTTGCCCCCGACAATGTTGTACTTGGAAGACGCAATCAGAATTGAGATGTTGGAAGAAGAGGAGGCGATGGATACCATAGTCCAAACAGATTTCCATGGGGAACGTTTAGAAGGGAGATTTGATGTCTTGCAAAGCTTTGAACAGGGTGATGCCCTTCCCCCTGCAGGAGCACCCTTGCCCACAAAATATACTAAAGAAGTTGGTGCATCTACTACGCAAGGCGCACCTCCTAAAGGGGATGCACCCTCTCTACAAGACAATGAGATCTATGATTCGCCTGACTTGGATCCCCGGATACCAATGCCGACGGAAAAGATGGGGCCAGCAGAAGATGCGATTGAAATCTCTGTCGATGAAAAAGACCTGAGTAAGGTTTTGAGAATAGGATCCCAGTTGGCACCAAAGTTAAAGGAAGGTCTTTCAATATTTCGGTTGGTGAAccttgatgtatttgcatggagcCATTCTGAAATGGTGGGAATTGATCCAGAAATAATGTGCCACCGATTGAATATCAACCCCAAGCATAAGGGGGTTCGACAAAAACGAAGGGTCGTAAGCGGAGAGAGAGCTACAGCCCTGGCAGAGGAAGTAGAGAGGCTCCTAAACGTCGGACTAATTCGGGAATCTTTCTACCCAGAATGGCTAGCAAACCCGGTGTTGGTAAAAAAGCCCAACGGCAAATGGAGAACGTGCGTGGACTTCACCGACCTGAATAAAGCATGCCCGAAAGACATTTTTCCCCTACCAAGAATTGATCATTTGGTCGACACCACGGCAGGACATGCTCTGCTCAGCTTCCTGGATGCATACTCCGGGTATAACCAGATCCTTATGTATGAGCCTGACCAGGAGCACACCTCATTCATCACTGATAGAGGGCTCTACTGCTATATCGGAATGCCATTTGGTCTGATCAACGCCAGTGCCActtatcaaag CGTCAAACAGGTACAGAGTCTGACAGGAAGGATCGCGGCCCTAAATCGATTTGTGTCGAAGTCGTCGGATAGGTACAAAGAATTATTCAAAGCAATCAAAGGGAGAGGGAAGGATTTTCTGTGGACTCCCTACTGTGAAGAAGCTTTTCTGAAGATCAAAGAACAACTGGGAAATCCTCCGATGCTGGCCAAGCCAGAAGACGGAGAAACATTGATTCTGTACTTGTCGGTGTCTGAATATTCCGTCAGTGCCGTATTGGTAAAGGAAGAAGCAAGCCACCAGTGGCctgtatactatgtaagcaaaAGGTTGTTGGATGCGGAAACCAGGTATACCAACATGGAAAAACTAGTGTACGCTCTTATTCTTGCGGCACAAAAGCTAAGACCGTATTTTTAG